In one Paenibacillus sp. JQZ6Y-1 genomic region, the following are encoded:
- a CDS encoding EAL domain-containing protein, translated as MKIPFLTKRAKHGKYGYLEYLRYTTGHLITSQRQFFKLKKIMKEQQLATYFQPILNLQDGSCLGYEVLNRPPFSSLFPHTDAFYDYIGSTNQVFAFEQFCRELSFKRYRDALDYAPSAEQGTVFINVHPDVLGDTNYRSGETLRHLFRYGLKPEQIVFELTEKQAVEDYEAFEKVLSNYRDQGFRIAIDDAGSGYNSLKSIVSLKPEFIKLDKSLVRHIDSRPDQQRVVKLLQEFALESGTHIIAEGIERTEELLFLRQHQIQFGQGYALGKPATSLKYKWIAEWCAEVSGQYEA; from the coding sequence ATGAAAATCCCTTTTCTGACCAAGCGAGCTAAACATGGAAAGTACGGTTATTTGGAGTATTTGCGTTACACAACAGGGCATTTGATTACTTCCCAGCGTCAATTTTTTAAACTCAAAAAGATTATGAAAGAACAGCAGCTCGCTACGTATTTCCAGCCGATTCTGAATTTGCAGGATGGCAGCTGTCTCGGTTATGAAGTGTTGAACCGTCCGCCATTCTCATCCTTGTTTCCGCATACCGATGCTTTTTACGATTATATTGGCAGCACCAATCAAGTGTTTGCGTTTGAGCAATTCTGTCGTGAATTATCGTTTAAACGTTATCGGGATGCGCTGGATTATGCACCATCGGCTGAACAGGGAACGGTATTCATCAATGTTCATCCTGATGTGCTGGGCGATACCAATTATCGCAGCGGGGAGACACTCCGCCATCTGTTTCGCTATGGGCTGAAGCCAGAGCAGATTGTATTTGAACTAACCGAAAAGCAGGCAGTGGAAGATTACGAAGCCTTTGAAAAGGTGCTGTCAAATTACCGTGATCAAGGGTTTCGCATTGCGATTGACGATGCTGGATCAGGGTATAACAGTCTCAAGTCAATCGTTAGCTTGAAGCCCGAGTTTATCAAATTGGACAAGTCACTTGTACGTCATATTGATTCGCGTCCCGATCAGCAACGTGTCGTCAAATTGCTACAGGAGTTTGCGTTGGAATCAGGTACGCATATTATTGCGGAAGGGATTGAACGGACGGAGGAATTGCTGTTTTTGCGTCAACATCAGATCCAGTTTGGACAGGGATATGCGTTGGGGAAACCGGCAACCTCACTTAAATACAAATGGATTGCCGAGTGGTGTGCAGAAGTATCTGGTCAATATGAAGCCTGA
- a CDS encoding GntR family transcriptional regulator, whose protein sequence is MSTSNIQKINRLSLRDQIYQTLKQHILSLELPPEQKLNDSELAAQFGVSRTPVREALKRLEDEGLVESFPGAVTRITPLNEQAAAYAFPVAAALHALATRLATPQLLDSHYSDMEAANEQLIMALQQQDAEKAVEADDRFHQVFIEVAGNPEIASSLQIVMSKIRRLELAKFSQIDRTQSPEDHKRIIEACREGKAQQAAELMEQNWLSLGQWLNEQHHANPNGGSS, encoded by the coding sequence ATCTCTACATCGAATATTCAAAAAATCAATCGTTTATCCTTGCGAGATCAGATTTATCAGACACTCAAGCAACATATCCTTTCCTTGGAATTGCCGCCAGAGCAGAAGCTGAATGACTCTGAACTGGCTGCTCAATTTGGGGTAAGTCGGACACCAGTGAGAGAGGCGCTGAAACGGCTAGAGGATGAAGGGTTGGTTGAATCCTTTCCGGGTGCAGTTACGCGCATTACACCGCTAAATGAACAGGCAGCAGCATATGCTTTTCCAGTAGCGGCAGCTTTGCACGCATTGGCTACACGATTAGCGACTCCACAATTGCTGGATTCGCATTATAGTGACATGGAGGCTGCGAATGAGCAGTTGATCATGGCTTTGCAGCAGCAGGACGCAGAGAAGGCGGTAGAGGCAGATGACCGTTTTCATCAGGTGTTTATTGAGGTGGCAGGCAATCCAGAGATCGCTTCTTCGTTGCAAATCGTTATGTCCAAAATCCGTCGTCTGGAATTGGCAAAATTCAGCCAGATTGATCGTACCCAGTCGCCAGAAGATCATAAGCGCATTATAGAGGCATGTCGCGAAGGGAAAGCGCAGCAGGCGGCGGAGCTTATGGAGCAGAATTGGCTCAGTTTGGGTCAATGGCTAAACGAACAGCATCATGCAAATCCGAATGGAGGTTCATCATGA
- a CDS encoding leucine-rich repeat domain-containing protein has protein sequence MKLDLAHRQLHTMPELEADPLNITDLNLFDNELSEIPHVAFDMHNLTILNVSVNRLTHISERIGELTNLSMIDLGHNQIKHVPDALYTLSNLSDYLYLHNNHMEQLDNRIGDFPRLRYLNISDNALLQLPDGIGKLGAMVELRCMNNKLTSLPDALNGLRSIRELHFRNNHLVALPDMFDSLSTLRVLDLESNRLTAIPDSIGHCRQLRRLNLRHNELTTLPEHIIGCHSLLELDLRSNLLTSLPESLRELKGLERLDLRWNHELQYPDWLEDMEANGCTVYR, from the coding sequence ATGAAACTTGATCTTGCACACCGTCAATTACATACCATGCCAGAGTTGGAAGCGGATCCTCTCAACATTACGGATCTCAACCTGTTTGACAATGAATTAAGCGAAATTCCCCATGTTGCTTTTGATATGCACAATCTAACAATTCTCAATGTATCGGTCAACCGTCTCACTCATATTTCAGAACGTATTGGCGAATTGACCAATTTGAGCATGATTGATCTAGGACATAATCAGATTAAACATGTACCGGATGCGCTGTATACACTATCCAATCTGTCAGACTATCTGTATCTGCATAACAATCACATGGAGCAGTTGGATAATCGTATAGGGGATTTTCCACGGCTTCGCTATTTAAACATTAGTGATAATGCACTACTACAGCTACCGGATGGGATTGGTAAGCTTGGCGCTATGGTGGAACTTCGCTGTATGAATAACAAGCTTACTTCCTTGCCAGACGCACTCAATGGTCTGCGCAGTATTCGAGAATTGCATTTCCGCAACAATCATTTGGTAGCATTGCCTGATATGTTCGACTCGTTGTCTACCCTGCGCGTGCTTGATCTGGAAAGTAACCGTCTAACCGCTATACCAGACAGTATCGGTCATTGTCGACAATTGCGTCGGCTGAATCTGCGACACAATGAGCTAACCACACTGCCAGAGCACATCATTGGCTGTCATTCCTTGCTAGAATTGGATTTACGCAGTAATCTTCTGACTTCCTTACCGGAATCATTACGCGAGTTAAAAGGGCTAGAACGACTAGACTTGCGCTGGAATCATGAACTGCAATATCCAGATTGGTTGGAGGACATGGAAGCCAATGGATGTACTGTATATCGCTAA
- a CDS encoding proline--tRNA ligase has product MRQSQLLGHTWRENPGDAEVASHRLLLRAGYIRQVAAGIYTHLPLAQRVLHQVEQIIREELDQAGVQELHLPVLNPTELWQESGRYDTYGSKLMRIADRHGRHFVLGPTHEEVITDLIRSEIRSYRQLPLKVYQIQTKFRDENRPRFGLLRGREFMMKDAYSFDISREALRESYLLMYETYHRIFARCGLQFRAVEADVGSIGGDGWTHEFMALTDVGEDTIVSCNHCHYAANLEKAEYRLSLASDSQWTEASVTERIDKAPQKIHTPGITTISQLAEYLHVQASAIIKTLVFIADGQPLLVVVRGDHEINEVKLQRIVQAEQLTLADHDTVIRLTQVPVGFLGPYELKAWKQQSIRVLVDHAVYEMNEAICGGNEADYHYEHVVPAQHLPAADRYDLHNVEAGEGCPRCEEGILQLGKGIELGHVFELGTRYSEVMQARVQDQHGKQQTLLMGCYGIGVSRLLSAIIEQHHDEDGICWPLTVAPYQLHLIPVSVKDGQQYEASVQLYNQLRQHGVDVLLDDRDERAGVKFKDADLIGIPLRIIVGKGIVNGEVEWMNRHDRQRQQIQMKQVLHEVLALLS; this is encoded by the coding sequence ATGAGACAAAGCCAATTGCTTGGACATACATGGCGTGAAAATCCTGGCGACGCTGAGGTAGCAAGCCACCGCTTGCTGTTGCGTGCCGGATATATTCGACAGGTTGCTGCTGGTATCTATACGCATCTGCCATTAGCGCAGCGAGTATTGCATCAGGTGGAACAAATCATTCGCGAGGAGCTGGATCAAGCTGGTGTACAGGAGTTGCATTTGCCAGTGCTGAACCCAACGGAATTATGGCAAGAATCGGGACGATATGATACGTATGGCAGCAAGCTGATGCGTATTGCCGATCGGCATGGACGTCATTTTGTACTCGGTCCCACACATGAAGAAGTAATCACCGATCTGATCCGTAGCGAGATTCGCTCGTATCGTCAGCTACCGCTCAAGGTGTATCAAATTCAAACCAAGTTCCGTGATGAGAATCGTCCGCGCTTCGGGTTGCTGCGTGGACGCGAGTTTATGATGAAGGATGCGTACTCGTTTGACATCAGCCGTGAGGCATTACGGGAATCATACTTGTTAATGTACGAGACGTATCACCGTATTTTCGCACGCTGCGGGTTACAATTTCGGGCTGTGGAGGCAGATGTCGGTTCGATTGGCGGCGATGGCTGGACGCATGAATTTATGGCATTAACCGATGTGGGTGAAGATACGATTGTTTCCTGCAACCATTGCCACTATGCTGCCAATTTGGAAAAAGCGGAATATCGGCTCTCCCTAGCTTCTGATAGCCAATGGACTGAAGCTTCCGTCACCGAGCGAATAGACAAAGCACCACAAAAAATCCATACACCAGGCATAACAACAATCAGTCAGCTAGCCGAATATCTGCATGTACAGGCATCGGCTATCATCAAAACGCTAGTGTTTATCGCGGATGGGCAACCGCTATTGGTGGTTGTACGTGGTGATCATGAGATCAATGAGGTCAAGCTACAGCGTATTGTGCAGGCAGAGCAGCTAACGTTAGCCGATCATGATACCGTCATTCGTCTGACTCAGGTACCGGTTGGCTTCCTCGGACCGTATGAACTGAAAGCATGGAAGCAACAGTCCATACGTGTGCTTGTAGATCATGCTGTGTATGAGATGAATGAAGCGATCTGCGGTGGAAATGAAGCGGATTACCATTACGAACATGTAGTACCTGCGCAGCATTTGCCAGCAGCAGATCGTTATGACCTGCACAATGTAGAGGCGGGCGAAGGCTGTCCGCGTTGTGAGGAAGGCATATTGCAGCTAGGCAAAGGCATTGAGCTGGGTCATGTATTTGAACTCGGTACACGCTATAGCGAAGTGATGCAGGCGCGCGTTCAAGATCAGCATGGCAAGCAGCAAACGCTGCTGATGGGCTGCTATGGAATTGGAGTATCGCGCCTACTATCTGCCATTATTGAGCAGCATCATGATGAAGACGGTATTTGCTGGCCGCTGACAGTGGCACCATATCAATTGCATCTGATTCCCGTTTCGGTCAAGGATGGGCAGCAATATGAAGCATCGGTGCAGTTGTATAATCAACTGCGACAGCATGGTGTAGATGTACTGCTGGATGATCGGGATGAGCGTGCCGGTGTCAAATTCAAGGATGCCGATCTGATTGGAATACCGCTGCGTATTATTGTAGGCAAAGGAATCGTAAACGGCGAAGTAGAATGGATGAACCGTCATGATCGTCAACGCCAACAGATACAGATGAAGCAGGTATTGCACGAAGTATTGGCGCTTCTTTCCTAA
- the poxB gene encoding ubiquinone-dependent pyruvate dehydrogenase: MKKTIADSVVETLVNAGVKRIFGITGDSLNAIIDAVRRSGKIEWIHVRHEEVAAFAAGAEAELNGTIAVCAGSSGPGNLHLINGLYDCYRNRVPVLAIAAHIPSDEIGSSYFQATHPELIFQECSDFCEAIMTEKQMPRTLTMAIQTAIAKSSVSVVILPGDIAGLEESTHPVPEQVAYPTHPVIVPNDADLQTLATYLNEGKKISLLCGAGCKFSHAEVMELCQRLQAPMIVALRGKEHLEYNNPYFVGLTGLIGYSSGYHAMMDCDVLLMLGTDFPYRQFYPEKAKILQVDIDPSHLGRRTTLTYGLCGDVKETVKRLLPLLTTEHDSGHLEKSLDRYRKVREELDEMAVKGRSGNKGLHPQYLTKVVSDAAAPDAIFTADVGTPTVWTARYLEMSEQRRLIGSFNHGTMANALPQAIGLQATERDRQVISFSGDGGLSMLMGDLITLKQHNLPVKVVVFNNSALSFVELEMKAGGYLESGTDLHSTDFAAVANALGIQGIRVEDAEELEDAVQRALAHDGPVLLDVVVNRQELSMPPTITKAQVKGFSLWMAKAIMNGRGDELIDLAKSNLLR, encoded by the coding sequence TTGAAAAAAACAATTGCAGATTCGGTCGTAGAAACATTAGTCAATGCCGGGGTAAAACGTATATTCGGAATTACCGGAGACTCGCTGAATGCGATTATCGACGCTGTTCGTCGTTCAGGCAAAATCGAATGGATTCATGTTCGTCATGAAGAGGTCGCTGCTTTTGCCGCTGGCGCGGAAGCAGAATTGAACGGTACAATTGCCGTTTGCGCAGGCAGTAGTGGACCAGGAAATCTGCATTTGATCAATGGGCTGTACGATTGTTATCGTAATCGTGTGCCGGTATTAGCGATTGCTGCTCATATTCCGAGCGATGAGATCGGTAGCAGTTATTTTCAGGCTACTCACCCAGAATTGATTTTTCAGGAGTGCAGTGACTTTTGCGAAGCCATTATGACTGAGAAGCAAATGCCGCGTACATTGACGATGGCGATCCAGACAGCGATTGCCAAGTCGAGTGTATCGGTTGTCATTTTGCCCGGAGATATTGCAGGTCTGGAAGAAAGCACGCATCCTGTGCCAGAGCAGGTCGCTTATCCAACACATCCAGTTATTGTGCCGAATGATGCTGATTTGCAAACCTTAGCAACTTATTTGAATGAAGGCAAGAAAATCTCACTGCTATGTGGAGCGGGTTGCAAATTCTCTCATGCCGAAGTGATGGAGCTGTGTCAGCGACTACAAGCTCCAATGATTGTCGCTCTGCGCGGTAAAGAACATCTAGAATACAATAATCCATATTTTGTCGGTCTCACTGGATTGATCGGATATTCGTCAGGTTATCATGCCATGATGGATTGTGATGTGCTGCTGATGCTGGGAACGGACTTCCCGTACCGTCAATTTTACCCGGAAAAAGCAAAGATCTTGCAGGTAGATATTGACCCATCGCATCTTGGTCGCCGTACAACACTCACATATGGTCTATGTGGCGATGTAAAGGAAACGGTGAAACGTCTGTTACCACTGCTCACGACCGAGCATGATAGCGGACATTTGGAAAAATCGCTGGATCGTTATCGCAAGGTACGCGAGGAACTGGACGAGATGGCAGTCAAAGGACGCTCCGGCAACAAAGGATTGCATCCACAATATTTGACTAAAGTAGTCAGTGATGCGGCTGCACCGGATGCAATCTTCACGGCAGACGTAGGAACACCAACTGTTTGGACCGCACGGTATCTGGAAATGAGCGAGCAGCGCCGTCTGATTGGTTCGTTCAACCATGGTACGATGGCGAATGCACTGCCGCAGGCGATCGGCTTGCAGGCAACCGAGCGTGACCGTCAAGTGATCTCCTTCTCTGGGGATGGCGGTCTTAGTATGTTGATGGGTGATCTGATCACACTCAAGCAGCACAATTTACCAGTTAAAGTAGTCGTTTTCAACAATAGCGCACTGAGCTTCGTAGAGCTAGAGATGAAAGCGGGCGGTTATCTGGAATCAGGAACGGATCTGCATAGCACGGACTTTGCGGCAGTTGCCAACGCACTTGGAATTCAAGGCATTCGCGTAGAGGATGCGGAAGAATTAGAGGATGCTGTACAGCGCGCATTGGCGCACGACGGTCCAGTGCTGCTGGATGTTGTCGTGAACCGTCAGGAACTGTCCATGCCGCCAACAATTACCAAAGCGCAGGTCAAAGGTTTCTCGCTATGGATGGCAAAAGCGATTATGAACGGACGTGGGGACGAATTGATCGACCTTGCCAAATCCAATTTATTACGCTAA
- the pelA gene encoding pectate lyase has translation MKNRTLTCALSIALLGSVGAALFTPTPTAIVMAADGSGTTASISDILKNQQADGGWKKYYSETSGEWAKSTIDNKATYTEIRRLASEYTSSKNTTYSAAAIKGINFLLNMQYANGGFPQVYKSSDYHTHITYNDDAMVNVLILLDEIANKKGDFSFVDSNLASKAKQAVDKGVDCLLKTQYVSGGKLTAWGQQHDENTLKPTSARIYEVASLSAGESTTIVKFLKTRPATTQITASIKAAEDWFKKVKITGYRYERNSTDSYIVADSSAAPIWARFYQLDTNKPIFTGRDGVVKYALKDIEQERRAGYAWYGNWPSKIGIN, from the coding sequence ATGAAAAATCGTACACTGACCTGTGCATTATCTATCGCTCTATTAGGTTCCGTAGGAGCAGCACTGTTCACCCCGACTCCTACAGCGATCGTTATGGCAGCAGATGGTTCGGGTACCACTGCGAGTATTTCTGACATCTTAAAAAATCAGCAAGCCGATGGTGGTTGGAAAAAGTACTATTCCGAAACAAGTGGCGAATGGGCAAAATCCACTATCGACAATAAAGCTACATATACGGAAATTCGCCGTCTAGCCAGCGAATATACCAGCAGCAAAAATACGACGTACTCTGCCGCAGCTATTAAAGGCATTAACTTCCTGCTGAATATGCAGTATGCCAATGGCGGCTTCCCGCAAGTATATAAAAGCTCCGACTATCATACGCATATCACGTACAATGATGACGCGATGGTGAATGTACTGATTCTGCTTGACGAAATTGCCAACAAAAAAGGTGATTTCTCCTTTGTGGATAGCAATCTGGCGAGCAAAGCCAAACAAGCGGTCGATAAAGGCGTGGACTGCCTGCTGAAAACTCAATACGTATCCGGCGGTAAGTTGACCGCATGGGGACAGCAGCATGATGAGAATACGCTCAAACCGACAAGCGCACGTATCTATGAAGTCGCTTCTCTAAGCGCAGGCGAGAGCACTACCATCGTGAAGTTCCTCAAAACAAGACCAGCAACGACGCAAATTACCGCTTCAATCAAAGCTGCTGAAGATTGGTTCAAAAAAGTGAAAATTACTGGCTATCGTTATGAGCGCAACAGCACAGATAGCTATATCGTTGCCGACTCCAGCGCAGCGCCGATCTGGGCGCGCTTTTATCAGCTGGATACCAATAAACCGATCTTTACCGGTCGTGATGGTGTAGTAAAATATGCTCTCAAAGACATTGAGCAAGAGCGCAGAGCTGGTTATGCCTGGTATGGCAACTGGCCGAGCAAAATCGGCATTAACTAA
- a CDS encoding DMT family transporter: protein MRAVWIGVAAAFFFASSFVLNRLMEVGGGYWVWSGSLRYFFMVPLLGILVLMRRQLTPVWQEMKRQPWQWLLWSTVGFGLFYAPLCASAVYAPAWLTAAGFQLTIVAGMLLSPLFFFVYPSADGPVRRRGRIPRSAFLISIIMLIGIGLMQLEQAQEGGASWQALVLIVVAAFAYPLGNRKMMQVCDGRLNAFQRTLGMSIASLPFWIILSVFGWIQQGGPSSGQIGQSFLVALFSGVIATVLFFGATDQARNHPAQLAAVEATQALEVVFTLLGEWILLGIMLTSVGMWVGMVLVVSGVVVNAILSARQPGVSRKKLKQMNEI from the coding sequence ATGAGAGCAGTTTGGATTGGTGTTGCCGCTGCGTTCTTTTTCGCTTCCAGCTTTGTGCTGAATCGGTTGATGGAGGTGGGCGGTGGATATTGGGTATGGAGCGGTTCCTTGCGTTACTTTTTTATGGTGCCGCTTCTGGGGATATTGGTGTTGATGCGTCGTCAGTTGACTCCAGTATGGCAGGAGATGAAGCGCCAGCCATGGCAGTGGCTGCTGTGGAGTACAGTAGGCTTTGGGCTGTTTTACGCCCCTTTATGCGCTTCCGCTGTGTATGCTCCCGCTTGGCTAACAGCGGCAGGCTTTCAGCTAACGATAGTGGCAGGTATGCTACTATCGCCATTATTTTTTTTCGTTTACCCAAGTGCAGACGGACCAGTGCGGCGGCGTGGACGTATTCCGCGTAGCGCGTTTCTGATTTCAATCATTATGCTGATCGGTATCGGGCTGATGCAGCTGGAACAAGCACAAGAGGGAGGAGCGAGTTGGCAGGCACTGGTGCTGATCGTTGTTGCGGCTTTTGCTTACCCGCTTGGTAATCGTAAAATGATGCAGGTGTGTGATGGGCGCTTGAATGCGTTTCAGCGTACGCTCGGTATGAGCATCGCTAGTTTACCTTTTTGGATCATCTTGTCGGTATTCGGCTGGATACAGCAGGGAGGACCTTCGTCGGGACAAATCGGTCAATCCTTTCTAGTGGCACTCTTTTCTGGAGTGATCGCCACGGTATTGTTCTTCGGCGCTACGGATCAGGCACGCAACCACCCTGCACAATTGGCAGCAGTAGAAGCGACACAGGCGCTGGAAGTAGTATTTACATTACTGGGAGAATGGATTCTACTCGGCATTATGCTAACGTCGGTAGGTATGTGGGTCGGTATGGTGCTAGTGGTGAGCGGAGTTGTCGTTAACGCCATACTATCTGCACGACAGCCGGGCGTATCTAGGAAAAAGCTCAAGCAGATGAATGAGATATAA
- a CDS encoding MFS transporter yields MATLFLIVIYLSFISLGIPDSMLGAAWPVLHVDIGTPFSAAGGLAIVGAVGTILSSLASGKLIEKLGAGLITLISCCLTAAALLGFAFVPSFGWLVLLEIPLGIGAGAVDSGLNHFVASNYKAHHMSWLHCFWGVGATAGPIIMSHYIGTDSSWRGGYIAVACVQFALVLILLFTLPLWGKVVKLRQQEKQFERQRKQAAAETHAIDGLSVMGEGTQEGAHTAIGQPQQSSVTDQTTTNVVANDPSGTVHSTSEPDHYPQDAAQQSAAASTPKAAPGAGLFRLPGVKFTLFTFLFYCGAETTVSLWGASFLVGSRQIAPEVAAGWISLYFAGITIGRFVTGFLTLRASNRTLILLGQLLSVVGAILLLLPLPGSLLMLGLIMIGIGFAPIFPGLLHETPARFGEGNSARLIGYQMAVAYTGATLLPPLFGVVASYVQIGLFPYVVLAFIVLMLFFSERVNIAIRHT; encoded by the coding sequence ATGGCTACTCTGTTTCTGATTGTGATCTATCTTTCTTTTATCAGTCTGGGTATTCCAGATTCGATGCTAGGCGCAGCATGGCCGGTGCTGCATGTAGATATCGGCACGCCATTCAGTGCGGCAGGCGGATTGGCAATTGTTGGGGCGGTTGGAACGATTCTATCCAGTCTGGCAAGTGGCAAATTAATCGAAAAGCTGGGCGCTGGGCTGATTACGCTTATTAGCTGTTGTTTGACAGCAGCAGCGCTGCTTGGCTTTGCCTTTGTGCCGTCATTCGGTTGGTTGGTACTGTTGGAGATTCCACTGGGTATTGGTGCGGGAGCTGTGGATTCGGGATTGAACCATTTTGTCGCTTCCAACTATAAAGCGCATCATATGAGCTGGCTGCATTGCTTTTGGGGTGTAGGGGCAACCGCTGGACCGATCATTATGTCTCATTATATTGGTACGGACAGTTCATGGCGCGGCGGCTACATTGCGGTTGCATGTGTACAATTTGCGTTGGTACTTATTCTGCTATTCACACTGCCACTATGGGGCAAGGTTGTAAAACTAAGGCAGCAGGAAAAGCAATTTGAACGACAGCGAAAGCAAGCAGCAGCGGAAACTCATGCTATCGATGGTTTGTCCGTGATGGGAGAAGGAACGCAGGAGGGAGCACATACTGCTATAGGGCAACCTCAACAATCGTCCGTCACAGATCAGACGACAACCAATGTGGTGGCAAATGATCCTAGTGGGACTGTTCACTCTACATCCGAGCCAGATCATTATCCACAGGATGCTGCACAACAATCGGCAGCAGCCAGTACTCCAAAGGCTGCACCGGGAGCCGGACTCTTTCGTTTACCGGGTGTAAAGTTTACGTTGTTTACGTTTTTGTTCTATTGTGGGGCAGAGACAACGGTTAGCTTATGGGGAGCCAGCTTTCTTGTCGGCTCACGGCAGATTGCACCAGAAGTAGCGGCAGGCTGGATTTCGCTATATTTTGCTGGGATTACAATTGGACGTTTTGTGACTGGATTTTTGACATTGCGAGCGAGCAATCGAACATTGATTTTACTTGGACAGCTATTGTCTGTAGTTGGTGCAATTTTGCTGCTGTTGCCATTGCCGGGAAGTCTACTTATGCTCGGATTGATTATGATCGGTATTGGGTTTGCTCCGATTTTCCCTGGATTGCTGCATGAGACACCTGCACGCTTCGGTGAAGGCAATTCAGCACGGCTGATCGGTTACCAGATGGCGGTTGCTTATACTGGCGCCACATTGCTGCCACCGCTGTTCGGTGTGGTTGCTAGCTATGTGCAGATTGGATTGTTTCCGTATGTTGTGTTGGCGTTTATTGTATTGATGCTGTTCTTCTCGGAACGTGTCAATATCGCGATTCGCCATACGTAA
- a CDS encoding amino acid permease encodes MSNLKREQSLFRRKPIVPSEGNLKRVLGPLDLTTLGVGAIIGTGIFVLTGVAAAKYAGPGLVLSFLLAGLVCAFAALCYSEFASSVPASGSAYTYSYTTFGEIIAWILGWDLILEYGFASAAVASGWSGYFQSLLAGFGVHLPTALTSAFNPEKGTYFDITASAITLIIALLLTRGIKEATRANGVMVAIKLIVVLIFIAVGVFYVQPANWTPFLPFGFSGVTAGAATVFFAYIGFDAVSTAAEEVKRPQRDLPIGIIASLAICTVLYIVVSLILTGIVPYSMLNVSDPVAFALQYVQMNGIAWIVSLGAITGITTVLLVMMYGQSRLLYSMSRDGLLSPVFSKISGKSQTPAVGTWVASVVIAFFAGFIPLGSLAELTNIGTLFAFTVVSIGVIVLRRTQPDLQRGFRVPWVPVIPILSAVGCVYLMLQLQALTWVTFFIWLVIGLIVYFSYGRRHSLLNGTRR; translated from the coding sequence ATGAGCAATCTCAAACGCGAACAATCATTATTCAGACGCAAACCGATTGTCCCATCCGAAGGCAATCTGAAACGCGTACTGGGCCCGCTTGACCTGACTACACTCGGTGTAGGCGCCATTATCGGTACGGGGATCTTCGTATTAACCGGTGTGGCAGCTGCCAAATATGCTGGACCGGGGCTTGTGCTTTCCTTCCTGCTTGCAGGGCTGGTGTGCGCATTTGCCGCCCTATGTTATTCGGAATTTGCTTCCTCGGTGCCTGCATCGGGTAGTGCGTATACTTACAGCTATACTACCTTCGGCGAGATTATCGCTTGGATTCTAGGCTGGGATTTGATTCTGGAATATGGCTTTGCCAGTGCTGCGGTAGCAAGCGGCTGGTCAGGATATTTCCAGAGCTTACTCGCGGGCTTCGGTGTACATCTGCCGACCGCACTGACCAGTGCCTTTAATCCTGAAAAGGGGACATATTTTGATATTACGGCTTCAGCGATCACTTTAATTATCGCATTGCTGCTGACGCGTGGTATCAAAGAAGCAACACGCGCCAATGGTGTTATGGTTGCAATCAAGCTGATCGTCGTGCTGATCTTTATCGCGGTAGGTGTATTTTACGTACAGCCTGCTAACTGGACACCGTTCCTGCCGTTCGGTTTCAGTGGTGTAACCGCAGGTGCGGCAACTGTATTCTTTGCTTACATTGGTTTTGATGCCGTTTCAACAGCTGCGGAAGAAGTAAAACGTCCACAGCGCGATCTCCCAATCGGTATCATTGCTTCTCTGGCGATCTGTACAGTGCTGTATATCGTCGTGTCCCTGATCCTTACAGGTATCGTGCCTTACAGCATGCTGAATGTAAGTGATCCTGTTGCTTTTGCATTGCAATATGTTCAAATGAATGGCATTGCTTGGATCGTATCGCTTGGTGCGATCACAGGGATTACAACCGTTCTGCTCGTTATGATGTATGGACAATCTCGTCTGCTGTACTCCATGTCCCGTGACGGTTTGCTGTCGCCAGTCTTCTCCAAAATTAGCGGCAAAAGCCAAACCCCTGCTGTCGGCACATGGGTTGCCAGCGTAGTGATTGCATTCTTCGCCGGTTTCATTCCACTGGGCAGTCTGGCGGAATTGACGAATATCGGTACCCTGTTTGCCTTTACAGTAGTTAGTATCGGTGTAATCGTATTACGTCGTACACAGCCTGATCTGCAAAGAGGATTCCGCGTACCTTGGGTTCCAGTTATTCCGATTCTGAGTGCGGTTGGTTGTGTGTATCTGATGCTGCAATTGCAGGCTTTAACATGGGTCACATTCTTTATCTGGCTAGTTATCGGTCTGATTGTGTACTTCTCCTACGGTCGTCGTCACAGTCTGTTGAATGGCACTCGTCGTTAA